One window of the Bacteroidota bacterium genome contains the following:
- a CDS encoding carboxypeptidase-like regulatory domain-containing protein produces the protein MKRNLKLIRIIPILCLWMMASWQVLAQEVQIQGQVTDGSSKEALPGVNVVIQGTTRGATTDINGNYNIKAPKNSVLLFSYMGYKTEQKMVENAGIINVTLEPTSSSLQEVVVIGYGTVKKSDATGSVTAVDSKDFNRGAITSPQDLLVGKAAGVVITTASGQPGSGATIRIRGGSSLNASNDPLIIVDGMPIDNTNINGSSNFLTFINPNDIETFTVLKDASATAIY, from the coding sequence ATGAAACGAAATTTAAAATTAATTCGAATCATCCCTATTTTGTGTTTATGGATGATGGCTTCCTGGCAGGTTTTGGCACAGGAAGTACAGATTCAGGGACAGGTGACTGATGGTTCATCAAAAGAAGCCTTGCCTGGCGTAAATGTGGTTATCCAGGGTACAACAAGAGGAGCGACCACGGATATTAATGGCAACTACAATATTAAAGCGCCCAAAAACTCTGTTCTTTTATTCTCCTATATGGGTTATAAGACGGAACAAAAAATGGTCGAAAACGCCGGAATTATTAATGTAACCCTGGAACCTACTTCCTCCAGCCTGCAAGAAGTAGTGGTTATTGGTTATGGTACGGTTAAAAAATCCGATGCAACCGGCTCGGTCACAGCCGTTGATTCCAAGGATTTCAACCGCGGCGCAATAACCTCTCCACAAGATTTGCTGGTTGGTAAAGCAGCAGGTGTGGTCATCACAACTGCAAGCGGCCAACCCGGCAGCGGAGCCACCATCCGGATCAGGGGCGGTTCTTCATTAAATGCTTCTAATGACCCCTTGATTATTGTCGATGGTATGCCTATTGACAATACTAATATTAACGGCAGTTCCAATTTTTTAACCTTTATTAATCCAAATGATATAGAAACTTTTACTGTTTTAAAAGATGCTTCGGCAACCGCAATTTAT